Proteins encoded in a region of the Gallalistipes aquisgranensis genome:
- a CDS encoding glycosyltransferase, which translates to MLLSIIVPLYNTEKYIVKCLRSAADQDIPAEDYEIIVVDDGSTDRSGALVREMTAEHRNIILIPQPNAGIGTARNTGLAQARGRYILFLDSDDYLEPNTLGGLLRIMEEERLEVLCLNFDRVTPEGTLLEKDPYLVRAEQNPTGRMRGRDFLLADRYVVMVYCYIYRRDLLERHSLRMVRTLHEDEEFTPRALFLAQSIRYVPKVVYHYVAREGSCTHSVRFRNRIERLMTMKSLSDFVTEKVEAGDPEAAALLRAKIGYFVRSVFQESRGNRKELLALLRYCRESGLEPLSSPLSGHKRFLYRHCMPLFLAYCRYRKKL; encoded by the coding sequence ATGTTGTTATCCATCATCGTTCCGCTCTACAACACGGAAAAATATATAGTCAAATGCCTCCGGTCGGCCGCAGACCAGGACATTCCCGCCGAAGACTACGAGATCATCGTGGTCGACGACGGTTCCACGGACCGCTCCGGCGCCCTGGTGCGGGAGATGACCGCCGAACACCGGAACATCATACTCATCCCACAGCCCAATGCCGGCATCGGCACGGCCCGCAACACGGGCCTGGCACAGGCCCGGGGCCGCTATATCCTGTTTCTGGATTCGGACGACTACCTCGAACCGAACACGCTGGGCGGACTGCTCCGCATCATGGAAGAGGAGCGGCTGGAAGTCCTCTGTCTGAACTTCGACCGCGTCACACCCGAAGGCACCCTGCTGGAAAAGGACCCCTATCTGGTCCGGGCGGAACAGAACCCGACCGGACGGATGCGCGGCCGGGATTTCCTGCTGGCCGACCGCTACGTCGTCATGGTCTACTGCTATATCTACCGCCGGGATTTGCTCGAACGTCATTCGCTGCGGATGGTCCGCACCCTGCATGAGGACGAGGAGTTCACTCCCCGGGCGCTTTTCCTCGCGCAAAGTATCCGCTACGTGCCGAAAGTGGTGTATCACTATGTTGCCCGCGAAGGTTCGTGCACCCACAGCGTCCGGTTCCGGAACCGGATCGAGCGGCTGATGACCATGAAGAGCCTGTCGGACTTCGTCACGGAGAAAGTGGAGGCAGGCGACCCGGAAGCTGCAGCACTCCTGCGTGCGAAAATCGGATATTTCGTCCGTTCGGTCTTCCAGGAGTCCCGTGGAAACCGGAAAGAATTGCTGGCACTCCTGCGTTACTGCCGGGAATCGGGCCTGGAACCCCTCTCATCGCCCTTGTCCGGCCACAAGCGGTTCCTGTACAGGCATTGCATGCCGCTGTTCCTGGCCTACTGCCGCTACCGAAAGAAGCTCTGA
- the rlmD gene encoding 23S rRNA (uracil(1939)-C(5))-methyltransferase RlmD, which yields MARKRGNLPLIEALEIVDIAAEGKALGRYDEQVVFVPLALPGDVVDVQVTVKRRRFMEGRIVRYVKRSALAAEPFCEHFGVCGGCKWQNLPYPEQLRFKQKQVEDQLSRIGRVELPPVEPILGSEQTEFYRNKLEFTFSHKRWMTREEVEAGGEIADPEALGFHIPGMFDKVLDIRRCWLQPDPSNPIRLEVKRFCLENGYEFYDMREHRGVMRNLVIRTASTGEVMVIAVFARDDREKIALLLDRLATKFPEITSLMYVVNTKLNDTFGDLEVLLWRGRDHIFEEMEGLRFKIGPKSFYQTNSAQALRLYRVAREFAELTGGETVYDLYTGTGTIANFVARQCGKVVGVEYVPEAIEDAKVNSAINGIGNTVFYAGDMKDVLSDAFIAENGRPDVVILDPPRAGIHPDVAETILRAEPRRIVYVSCNPATQARDIALLDGLYRVERVQPVDMFPHTHHVENVVKLSRRR from the coding sequence GTGGCAAGAAAGAGAGGAAATCTGCCTCTGATCGAGGCGTTGGAGATCGTGGACATCGCGGCCGAAGGCAAGGCGCTCGGCCGGTACGACGAACAGGTGGTGTTCGTCCCGCTGGCCCTGCCGGGCGATGTGGTGGACGTACAGGTGACCGTCAAACGCAGGCGTTTCATGGAGGGACGGATCGTGCGTTACGTGAAACGGTCGGCACTCGCCGCCGAACCCTTCTGCGAACATTTCGGCGTGTGCGGCGGCTGCAAGTGGCAGAACCTGCCCTACCCCGAACAGCTGCGGTTCAAACAGAAACAGGTGGAGGACCAGCTCTCCCGCATCGGCCGGGTGGAACTCCCCCCGGTGGAGCCGATCCTCGGCTCGGAACAGACGGAGTTCTACCGCAACAAGCTGGAATTCACCTTTTCCCACAAACGCTGGATGACCCGCGAGGAGGTCGAGGCCGGAGGCGAAATAGCCGATCCGGAGGCGCTCGGCTTCCACATTCCCGGCATGTTCGACAAGGTGCTCGACATCCGCCGCTGCTGGCTCCAGCCCGACCCGTCGAACCCGATCCGGCTCGAAGTGAAACGGTTCTGCCTGGAGAACGGTTACGAATTCTACGACATGCGGGAGCACCGGGGAGTGATGCGCAACCTGGTGATCCGCACCGCATCGACGGGCGAAGTGATGGTGATCGCGGTCTTCGCACGGGACGACCGGGAAAAAATCGCCCTTTTGTTGGACCGCCTTGCAACGAAATTCCCCGAAATTACATCTTTGATGTATGTGGTGAACACGAAACTGAACGACACGTTCGGCGACCTGGAAGTCCTGCTGTGGCGGGGACGCGACCATATCTTCGAGGAGATGGAGGGTCTCCGGTTCAAGATCGGCCCCAAATCGTTCTACCAGACCAACTCGGCGCAGGCCCTGAGGCTCTACCGGGTGGCCAGGGAGTTCGCGGAGCTCACGGGCGGGGAAACCGTCTACGACCTCTACACGGGAACGGGAACCATCGCCAACTTCGTGGCCCGGCAGTGCGGCAAGGTTGTTGGAGTGGAGTACGTGCCCGAGGCCATCGAGGATGCGAAGGTCAATTCGGCGATCAACGGCATCGGAAACACGGTGTTCTACGCCGGAGACATGAAGGACGTGCTGAGCGACGCCTTTATCGCGGAGAACGGCCGGCCCGACGTGGTGATCCTCGATCCTCCCCGGGCGGGCATCCATCCGGACGTGGCGGAGACCATCCTGCGGGCGGAACCCCGGCGGATCGTCTATGTAAGTTGCAACCCCGCCACACAGGCACGCGACATCGCCCTGCTGGACGGACTCTACCGCGTGGAGCGGGTGCAGCCGGTGGACATGTTTCCCCACACGCACCATGTGGAGAACGTGGTGAAACTGTCGAGGAGACGATAG
- a CDS encoding cytidine deaminase, with protein sequence MEQTFSFDYRHYDSLADLSPRDRELVDRAKEACGTAHAPYSNFRVGAAARLASGKIITGSNQESEVFPAGVCAERSLLYYHQAHHAGDPIETLAIASLPDRRECYPCGICRQVINDTQRRQGSPIRVIMSGADSATAIDTATHLLPFLFEL encoded by the coding sequence ATGGAACAGACATTCAGTTTCGACTATCGCCACTACGATTCGCTGGCCGATCTCTCCCCCCGGGACCGGGAACTGGTAGATCGGGCCAAAGAGGCCTGTGGAACGGCCCATGCTCCCTATTCGAATTTCCGGGTCGGTGCAGCGGCCAGGCTCGCCAGCGGCAAGATCATCACGGGAAGCAACCAGGAGAGCGAGGTTTTCCCGGCGGGTGTCTGCGCCGAACGCAGCCTGCTCTACTATCACCAGGCACACCACGCCGGCGATCCGATTGAAACGCTGGCCATCGCCTCGCTGCCCGACCGGCGGGAGTGCTACCCCTGCGGCATCTGCCGGCAGGTCATCAACGACACCCAGCGCAGGCAGGGGTCCCCGATCCGCGTCATCATGTCCGGAGCGGACAGCGCCACGGCGATCGACACGGCCACCCACCTGCTTCCCTTCCTTTTCGAACTTTAA
- a CDS encoding SusC/RagA family TonB-linked outer membrane protein, with protein MKLLTKVRLLYVGLLAVAQLYAGLAVAQSGEKFTVSGTVSGDGQPLIGATVVESGTSNGTVTGKDGKFTLTLSKKGASVEVSFIGYLTQKLTVNASSLKITLQADTKEIDDVVVVAYGTMRKRDVTGSIASISSEAIERKIPSNVFEALQGQVAGVQITAGSGQPGESAQINIRGISTFSADGVKPLYVVDGIPMEDMDAINPGDVVSIEVLKDAASAAMYGSRSANGVILVTTKSGQTGTPRIDLKYYHSFSQLSHKLAQATRADRRYYDQLRRDYFLEYGVGSPNENMVIIQDSLNAAFNVDNDYQDLLFQWGQKDQVDLSVSGGSKKMKYFGSTSYYNERGIIPNTDFRRLTARINADYTANEWLSLRSRLSLGYSQKNGLNEGQLMTAMLSRRPYFNLYYPDGTLAGVFQGQKSPLAQVEYTTDRTEYYQANFYQGFDIKLAKGLTFQTSINANAYLNKRSRVYPSMITDEWQTSNSGYATDYLNWNWLNENILTYKNKWGNHNFQALVGFSEQQWRTDSNVMEGINSSTDFIPTMNAFAANLTLSSTGTWQQNHSMASLFARVAYDWKSKYLIQATFRRDGSSRFSKENRWGNFPSVSAAWRISDEPFMKFSRRALDDAKIRVSWGITGNEQIGNYDYLYSYATGDIYDGVGGVYPARLAVDNLRWEETRQIDVGLDLSFFDSRMTVTADYYDKYTDGLLANRELPGESGFSSMRMNMGAVSNKGFEFSIAGDLIRRPNFRWNASFNISRNWNKIEQLSDGDPYLESDLWWISEGGSLGDFYGYRQINIFPYDESNAFVPGSGQQLTPVFENGTFSHYTLNGEVYTGDIVQKKLANGKAFRGGDVNWVDRDGNGIIDESDRMIIGNALPTYTGGLSTTITYKSVSLFVSFYYSFGGQIYNSAEHTRNMFQYSSTTPSPDVIYNIWTKPGDQALYPRPYNDEYNNARYANSFYVEDADYIRLSNIRLSYDLPERWVKPLRIQGVQVYFFANNPLTWTSYSGYDPEFSTSNPLQIGKDTYRYPKKREFGLGLNVKF; from the coding sequence ATGAAACTATTGACTAAAGTTCGTTTGCTGTACGTCGGCCTGCTGGCGGTCGCACAGTTGTATGCGGGACTTGCTGTCGCCCAGAGCGGGGAAAAGTTCACCGTCTCGGGGACGGTTTCCGGGGACGGGCAGCCGCTGATCGGCGCCACGGTCGTCGAATCCGGCACCTCCAACGGTACGGTGACCGGCAAGGACGGTAAGTTTACGCTGACCCTTTCCAAAAAGGGCGCTTCCGTGGAGGTCTCCTTCATCGGGTACCTCACCCAGAAACTCACGGTGAATGCCAGCTCGCTGAAGATCACCCTGCAGGCCGATACGAAAGAGATCGACGACGTGGTGGTCGTGGCCTACGGTACCATGCGCAAGCGCGACGTGACGGGGTCGATCGCCTCGATCTCCTCCGAGGCGATCGAGCGCAAGATTCCCTCGAACGTTTTCGAGGCGTTGCAGGGCCAGGTGGCCGGCGTGCAGATCACGGCCGGGTCGGGTCAGCCGGGTGAGAGCGCCCAGATCAACATCCGCGGTATCTCCACCTTCTCGGCCGACGGCGTGAAACCCCTCTACGTGGTGGACGGTATCCCGATGGAGGACATGGACGCCATCAACCCGGGCGACGTCGTTTCGATCGAGGTGCTGAAGGATGCCGCTTCGGCCGCCATGTACGGTTCGCGTTCGGCCAACGGTGTGATCCTCGTGACCACCAAGAGCGGACAGACGGGCACCCCGCGCATCGACCTGAAGTATTACCATTCATTCAGCCAGCTGTCGCACAAGCTCGCGCAGGCCACCCGTGCCGACCGCCGCTATTACGACCAGTTGCGCCGCGACTATTTCCTGGAGTACGGGGTGGGCTCTCCCAATGAGAACATGGTCATCATACAGGATTCGCTCAACGCCGCATTCAACGTGGATAACGACTACCAGGACCTCCTGTTCCAGTGGGGACAGAAAGACCAGGTGGACCTGAGCGTTTCGGGCGGGTCGAAAAAGATGAAGTATTTCGGCTCGACGAGTTACTACAACGAGCGCGGTATCATTCCCAACACGGATTTCCGGCGTCTCACCGCCCGTATCAATGCCGACTACACGGCCAACGAGTGGCTCAGCCTGCGCAGCCGTCTGTCGCTGGGCTATTCGCAGAAGAACGGCCTCAACGAAGGTCAGCTGATGACCGCCATGCTCTCGCGGCGTCCCTATTTCAACCTCTACTATCCGGACGGGACGCTGGCCGGCGTATTCCAGGGACAGAAGAGTCCGCTGGCGCAGGTGGAGTACACCACCGACCGCACGGAGTATTACCAGGCCAATTTCTACCAGGGATTCGACATCAAGCTGGCCAAGGGGCTGACCTTCCAGACCAGTATCAACGCGAACGCCTACCTCAATAAACGCAGCCGCGTCTATCCGAGCATGATTACCGACGAGTGGCAGACGAGCAACAGCGGCTACGCCACCGATTACCTGAACTGGAACTGGCTGAACGAAAATATCCTCACCTATAAGAACAAGTGGGGCAACCACAATTTCCAGGCCCTCGTCGGATTCAGCGAACAGCAGTGGCGGACCGATTCGAATGTGATGGAGGGTATCAACTCCTCCACCGACTTCATCCCCACGATGAACGCTTTCGCGGCGAACCTTACGCTCAGTTCGACCGGTACCTGGCAGCAGAACCACTCCATGGCGTCGCTGTTCGCCCGCGTCGCCTACGACTGGAAATCGAAGTATCTGATTCAGGCTACGTTCCGCCGGGACGGCTCTTCCCGCTTCTCGAAGGAGAACCGCTGGGGTAATTTCCCCTCCGTGTCGGCGGCATGGCGCATTTCGGACGAGCCTTTCATGAAGTTTTCGCGCCGGGCCCTCGACGATGCCAAGATCCGTGTCAGCTGGGGTATCACCGGTAACGAGCAGATCGGCAACTACGATTACCTCTATTCCTATGCGACGGGCGACATTTACGACGGCGTGGGCGGCGTCTATCCCGCACGGCTCGCCGTGGACAATCTGCGCTGGGAGGAGACCCGGCAGATCGACGTAGGTCTCGACCTGAGCTTCTTCGACAGCCGCATGACCGTCACGGCGGACTACTATGACAAATACACCGACGGTCTGCTGGCCAACCGCGAGCTGCCGGGCGAGTCGGGATTCTCGTCCATGCGGATGAACATGGGGGCCGTGAGCAACAAAGGTTTCGAGTTCTCGATCGCGGGCGACCTGATCCGCCGGCCGAACTTCCGGTGGAACGCTTCGTTCAACATCTCCCGCAACTGGAACAAGATCGAACAGCTCTCCGACGGCGATCCCTATCTGGAGAGCGACCTGTGGTGGATATCCGAAGGCGGATCGCTGGGCGACTTCTACGGCTACCGCCAGATCAACATCTTCCCCTACGACGAGTCGAACGCCTTCGTTCCCGGTTCCGGACAGCAGCTCACGCCCGTTTTCGAAAACGGCACTTTCAGCCACTATACGCTCAACGGCGAAGTCTATACGGGTGACATCGTGCAGAAGAAGCTGGCCAACGGCAAGGCGTTCCGCGGCGGCGACGTGAACTGGGTGGACCGCGACGGCAACGGCATCATCGACGAGAGCGACCGTATGATTATCGGCAACGCCCTTCCGACCTATACGGGAGGTCTGAGCACGACGATCACCTACAAGAGCGTCAGTCTCTTCGTCTCGTTCTACTATTCGTTCGGCGGGCAGATCTACAATTCGGCCGAACACACCCGCAACATGTTCCAATACAGTTCGACGACCCCTTCGCCCGACGTCATCTACAACATCTGGACCAAGCCCGGCGACCAGGCGCTCTACCCGCGTCCCTACAACGACGAGTACAACAACGCCCGTTACGCCAATTCGTTCTACGTCGAGGATGCCGATTACATCCGTCTGTCGAACATCCGCCTGTCGTACGATCTGCCCGAACGCTGGGTCAAACCGTTGCGCATCCAGGGCGTCCAGGTCTATTTCTTTGCGAACAACCCCCTGACGTGGACTTCGTACAGCGGATACGATCCGGAGTTCTCCACCTCGAATCCCCTGCAGATCGGCAAGGATACCTACCGCTATCCCAAGAAACGCGAGTTCGGTCTGGGTTTGAACGTTAAATTTTAA
- the mnmD gene encoding tRNA (5-methylaminomethyl-2-thiouridine)(34)-methyltransferase MnmD codes for MQAIHPAIEPTEDGSPTLRHPVFGETYHSLHGAVAEARHVFIAGGLKRCPLPHVHILEAGFGSGLNAWLTLREAEESGRTVWYTAVEAYPVDIRTAEALRYADDPLFGALHRAPWGEPTEITPRFRLEKRAEDLVFARMDAIFDIIYFDAFAPDTQPELWTEGLFRKLFAQTAPGGALVTYSAKGTVKRALRAAGYEVTRLPGAPGKRHMVRAVRPRKNESDANLK; via the coding sequence ATGCAGGCGATCCATCCCGCCATAGAACCCACGGAAGACGGGTCGCCCACGCTCCGGCATCCCGTCTTCGGGGAGACGTACCACTCCCTGCACGGGGCGGTGGCCGAAGCGCGGCACGTATTCATCGCCGGAGGTCTGAAAAGGTGTCCGCTGCCGCACGTGCACATTCTGGAGGCGGGTTTCGGCAGCGGGCTCAACGCATGGCTCACACTGCGGGAGGCGGAAGAGAGCGGACGAACGGTATGGTACACGGCCGTGGAAGCCTATCCCGTGGACATACGGACGGCCGAAGCGCTCCGCTACGCGGACGATCCGCTTTTCGGGGCGCTGCACCGGGCCCCGTGGGGCGAGCCGACGGAGATCACGCCCCGGTTCCGGCTCGAGAAACGGGCGGAAGATTTGGTTTTCGCCCGCATGGACGCTATCTTTGATATCATCTATTTCGACGCCTTCGCGCCCGACACCCAACCCGAACTGTGGACGGAAGGACTCTTCCGGAAACTGTTCGCCCAGACCGCCCCCGGCGGCGCACTGGTCACCTACTCCGCCAAAGGGACGGTGAAACGGGCCCTGCGTGCGGCCGGCTATGAAGTGACCCGACTGCCCGGAGCGCCCGGCAAACGCCACATGGTGCGCGCCGTACGGCCCCGGAAAAACGAAAGCGACGCAAACCTCAAATGA
- the aspA gene encoding aspartate ammonia-lyase translates to MDITLRPLSGKTRQEHDLLGNMNVPEEYYFGIQTMRALENFHISRVRLYFFPELIRALADVKEAAAMANRDLGQLDGTIASAIIAACEEIKGGALHDHFVVDMVQGGAGTSTNMNANEVIANRALEILGHERGEYKYCHPNNHVNLSQSTNDAYPTAVKIALIRSIGKLVGSIKWLVEAFRAKGVEFAGVIKMGRTQLQDAVPMTLGQEFEAYAATLSEEVDRLEQNLKLFLEVNMGATAIGTGINADPDYSPLCIKHLREITGLPVVAASNMIEATNDTGAFIMNSSALKRLAVKLSKICNDLRLLSSGPRTGLNEINLPPMQPGSSIMPGKVNPVIPEVVNQVAFRVIGNDLTVTIAAEAGQLELNVMEPIIVHSIFESIEMLVNGMNTLRDKCVAGITANEDVCRNMVYNSIGLVTALNPYLGYETSTELAREALKTGRGIYDLVLEKKLMSQEELDNVLRPENMIKPRKFWHK, encoded by the coding sequence ATGGATATAACACTTCGGCCCCTCTCGGGCAAGACCCGTCAGGAACATGACCTGCTCGGGAACATGAACGTCCCCGAAGAGTATTATTTCGGAATCCAGACCATGCGCGCGCTGGAGAATTTCCACATCAGCCGCGTACGGCTCTATTTCTTTCCCGAGCTGATCCGGGCGCTGGCCGACGTGAAGGAGGCTGCCGCCATGGCCAACCGCGACCTGGGACAGCTGGACGGAACGATCGCCTCGGCGATCATCGCGGCCTGCGAGGAGATCAAGGGCGGGGCGCTGCACGACCATTTCGTGGTGGACATGGTGCAGGGCGGAGCGGGCACTTCGACCAACATGAATGCCAACGAGGTGATTGCCAACCGGGCGCTGGAAATTCTGGGGCACGAGCGGGGCGAATACAAATATTGCCATCCCAACAACCATGTCAACCTCTCTCAGTCTACGAACGACGCCTATCCCACGGCGGTGAAGATCGCCCTGATCCGCAGCATAGGGAAGCTGGTCGGGTCGATCAAGTGGCTCGTGGAGGCATTCCGGGCCAAAGGCGTGGAGTTCGCGGGGGTGATCAAGATGGGACGTACCCAGTTGCAGGATGCCGTGCCGATGACTCTCGGACAGGAGTTCGAGGCCTATGCGGCCACTCTTTCGGAAGAGGTCGATCGGCTGGAACAGAATCTGAAGCTCTTTCTGGAGGTGAACATGGGCGCCACGGCCATCGGTACCGGGATCAATGCCGATCCCGACTATTCGCCCCTTTGTATCAAACACCTGCGGGAGATCACGGGCTTGCCCGTAGTGGCGGCCAGCAACATGATCGAGGCCACGAACGACACCGGTGCCTTCATCATGAACTCTTCGGCCCTCAAGCGGTTGGCGGTCAAGCTATCCAAAATCTGCAACGACCTGCGCCTGCTCTCTTCGGGACCGCGTACGGGGCTTAACGAAATCAATCTGCCGCCGATGCAGCCGGGCTCTTCGATCATGCCGGGAAAGGTGAACCCCGTGATTCCCGAGGTGGTGAACCAGGTGGCTTTCCGGGTGATCGGCAACGACCTGACGGTAACCATCGCCGCCGAAGCCGGACAGCTGGAGCTCAACGTCATGGAGCCGATCATCGTCCATTCGATTTTCGAGAGCATCGAGATGCTGGTCAACGGGATGAACACCCTGCGCGACAAGTGCGTGGCGGGTATCACGGCCAATGAAGATGTCTGCCGCAACATGGTCTACAACAGTATCGGGCTGGTCACGGCCCTCAATCCTTACTTGGGTTACGAGACTTCGACCGAACTGGCCCGCGAGGCGCTGAAGACGGGCCGGGGCATTTATGATCTGGTGCTGGAGAAAAAACTGATGAGCCAGGAGGAATTGGACAACGTCCTGCGTCCCGAGAATATGATAAAACCCCGGAAGTTCTGGCACAAATAG
- a CDS encoding SIMPL domain-containing protein — protein sequence MKRLLFMAAALMLCSGLAAQNGNNTPYIETSATASREVTPDEIFVRIVLSENDTKGKISIDKLQGDMMRAIKKAGIDFEKSLTIDNIESQYQTYLLRKSDGRTTKTFLLMVGGEQLAPLFTALDEAGISNVNIQSARYSKVAALRDELRVEAAKAAQARARMLAQAVGQEIGKAMQIQNYDNGNAVVYNNIMLARASAKMADGITFEESAPTVEFKKIKVESTVTIRFSLPQ from the coding sequence ATGAAAAGGTTATTATTCATGGCAGCCGCGCTGATGCTTTGCAGCGGACTCGCCGCCCAGAACGGAAACAATACCCCTTACATCGAGACTTCGGCCACCGCGTCGCGCGAAGTGACCCCGGACGAAATCTTCGTGCGCATCGTCCTCAGCGAGAACGACACGAAAGGCAAAATTTCGATCGACAAACTCCAGGGCGACATGATGCGGGCCATCAAAAAGGCCGGTATTGATTTCGAGAAGAGCCTCACCATCGACAACATCGAATCGCAATATCAGACCTACCTGTTGCGCAAGAGCGACGGACGCACCACCAAGACGTTCCTGCTGATGGTAGGCGGCGAACAGCTCGCCCCCCTGTTCACCGCCCTGGACGAAGCCGGCATCTCGAACGTGAACATCCAGAGCGCCCGCTATTCGAAAGTGGCGGCTCTGCGCGACGAGCTGCGCGTGGAGGCGGCCAAAGCGGCCCAGGCCCGGGCCCGGATGCTGGCTCAGGCCGTAGGACAGGAGATCGGCAAGGCGATGCAGATACAGAACTACGACAACGGCAACGCCGTGGTCTACAACAACATCATGCTGGCCCGCGCCTCCGCGAAGATGGCCGACGGCATCACTTTCGAAGAGAGCGCCCCCACCGTGGAATTCAAGAAAATCAAGGTAGAGAGTACGGTGACCATCCGTTTCTCGCTGCCCCAGTAA
- a CDS encoding RluA family pseudouridine synthase, protein MFRPEDILYEDNHLLVVNKHAGDLVQPDPSGESALEDQIKAFLKRRDDKPGEVFLGVVHRIDRPVSGAVLFAKTSKALVRLNEMIRRGEIGKTYWAVTERMPGKTEDTLVHYIVRDGKSNRSRAYDRPVKEGKEARLEYTVLGSGERYHLLGIRLLTGRHHQIRCQLARIGCPIRGDLKYGAARSLPGGGISLHSRTLEFVHPVRREPVRITAPVPAEDRLWVFFEETCGGKND, encoded by the coding sequence ATGTTCCGCCCCGAAGACATCCTCTACGAAGACAACCACCTGCTGGTGGTCAACAAACACGCAGGCGACCTGGTGCAGCCCGATCCGTCGGGCGAAAGCGCCCTCGAAGACCAGATCAAGGCCTTTCTCAAACGGAGGGACGACAAACCCGGCGAGGTGTTCCTCGGAGTGGTGCACCGCATCGACCGCCCGGTGAGCGGCGCGGTCCTCTTCGCCAAGACGAGCAAGGCGCTGGTGCGGCTGAACGAGATGATCCGCCGGGGCGAGATCGGCAAGACCTACTGGGCCGTGACCGAACGGATGCCCGGGAAGACGGAAGACACTCTCGTCCATTACATCGTACGGGACGGGAAGAGCAACCGTTCGCGGGCTTATGACCGCCCGGTGAAGGAGGGCAAGGAGGCCCGGCTCGAATACACCGTGCTGGGCAGCGGCGAACGTTACCACCTGCTGGGCATCCGCCTGCTGACGGGACGCCACCACCAGATACGCTGCCAGCTCGCCCGGATCGGCTGCCCGATCCGCGGCGACCTGAAGTACGGCGCAGCCCGTTCGCTGCCCGGCGGAGGCATCTCGCTCCACTCCCGGACGCTGGAGTTCGTCCACCCCGTCCGCCGGGAACCGGTACGCATCACCGCCCCCGTACCGGCCGAAGACCGGCTCTGGGTCTTCTTCGAAGAGACCTGCGGCGGAAAAAACGATTGA
- a CDS encoding glycosyltransferase family 2 protein has protein sequence MNIPKVSVIIPVYNTEQWVGHCIESLLGQTFRDFELILVDDCSTDRSREVIASFHDERIRFYRNERNLGAAATRNRAIDLARGELLAQQDSDDYCTPDRLEKQVAFLDAHPEIDLCSTWYRMVDGAGHLLLNIQAPTGPDDLKVHTLFGSVLSTSGVMMRREKFLATGERYREGMAEDFDLWNRLAFHLRFANIPEHLLYWVRWENQISTRLKHLQDESAKKVFAETFDRLNIPYTEQELDLHTHMYLDRDFRFTRSDLRRHSRFLRTIFRAGCASGELSPLFLKRKIMGDYKQFHLKLYPHPLVSIQKRIFKLRLKHF, from the coding sequence ATGAATATACCCAAAGTCAGCGTCATCATACCCGTTTACAACACGGAGCAATGGGTCGGACACTGCATCGAAAGCCTGCTGGGGCAAACTTTCCGCGATTTCGAACTGATTCTCGTAGACGACTGCTCGACCGACCGGTCGCGGGAGGTGATCGCCTCCTTCCACGACGAACGCATCCGCTTTTACAGGAACGAACGGAACCTAGGGGCCGCCGCCACGCGCAACCGGGCGATCGACCTGGCCCGCGGGGAGCTGCTGGCCCAGCAGGATTCGGACGACTACTGCACACCCGACCGGCTGGAAAAACAGGTCGCCTTTCTGGATGCCCATCCCGAAATCGACTTGTGCAGCACGTGGTACCGGATGGTGGACGGAGCGGGACACCTGCTCTTGAACATTCAGGCGCCTACGGGTCCGGACGACCTGAAGGTCCATACGCTGTTCGGCTCGGTATTATCCACCTCGGGAGTGATGATGCGCCGGGAGAAGTTTCTGGCCACGGGCGAACGCTACCGCGAAGGCATGGCCGAGGATTTCGACCTGTGGAACCGGCTCGCCTTCCACCTGCGGTTCGCCAATATCCCGGAACACCTGCTCTACTGGGTACGCTGGGAAAACCAGATCTCGACACGGCTGAAACATCTCCAGGACGAAAGCGCCAAAAAAGTGTTCGCCGAAACGTTCGACCGTCTGAACATTCCCTACACCGAACAGGAGCTGGACCTGCACACGCACATGTACCTCGACAGGGATTTCCGTTTCACCCGTTCCGATCTGAGGCGCCACAGCCGTTTTCTCCGGACGATTTTCCGCGCGGGCTGCGCATCGGGCGAACTGAGCCCCCTGTTCCTCAAGCGGAAGATCATGGGCGACTACAAACAATTCCATCTGAAACTGTACCCCCATCCGCTGGTCAGTATCCAGAAAAGAATTTTCAAACTCCGTCTCAAACATTTTTAA